The nucleotide sequence GTCCGGCTCGCCCTGCTTCGCGCGGGCATCGTCAAAAATCTGCGACAGGGGATCACTGAAATACATCAAAGAGACCTCTCTTAAAATTATTTACACTGAATAAATTCAATAATGACCCTGCACGCGCTTTATGGCGCGATGGAGACATGCATCGACTTTTTAGGAATCTGTAGGCGGCCCTTGATGGCCGTATCAGCGCCTTTAGCGTTGATTGCCCTTGGCCAGAACGGCGATTTGCTCGAGCGCTATGCGCAGGCTTTGTTTGTCGAGCGAGCGGGCGATGTCGTTCAGGCGTGCTTCCAACTCGATCCGCTCGGGATCCGTGGTCCCGTCATCTCCCAAGCTCTCGGTCAGTTCCTTGGCCGGAATCCCCAGCTTGTCAGCCAGGCGGCCCAGGGTTTCGTAACTGGGCAGGCTGATGCCACGCTCCATGTTGGAAACCGCATCAACTGAACGGTCGATCATCTCGGCCAGTTCCTCCTGGGTGAGGCCTCGTTGTTTGCGGATGGCCCTCAACTGGGTGCCGAATCGGATTTTCTTGTCCATACCCGGAGTTTCAGCCGGGCAAACACCCTTGACCACCGAGCGCACTCAGTGATAATCGTCATTACACTGATAGTATGCGGCGATACTGGCCGGAACCCGTGGTTTTATCAGGGTGGGGCCTGAATTTGGGCGATTGGGTGAACAGGGGCTTTCCTGCTTTCTTGAGGGGGTAAAATGCGCTTTCTCTTGGCTACCGCCGTCATGCTGGCCGTTCTTGCCTGTTCGCAGAAAACGGCCTTTTCGCAGTACGTCGATTGCGGAACTGCACCATATCCACCAAGCCCACCGCACAAGCCTGAATTCACGTCTTGTACAGATGCGGGTTCGGGCGACCGTAACGCCAGATGCCAAGCGAGACTGCAGAAAACCCAGGATAGATACCGGGAAAAAATGGACGAGTATCAAGCCGACACGGCAATATTCCAGGACAAGAGCGCCGCTTTCGCCAAGTGCATCGCAGCCAATGACGCAACGAAAAAGCAGAATGCCGAAGCAAGGCAACGGGAATTCGAGCAAAAAAAGGCCGAAGACACGGCCAGGAAAAACGAATTGGAGCGTCAGATCGGCCCTGCCGTTCAGGCCGTCGTCGACAAGTTTTCGGCCCGGGGCCAGGTCCAGTTGCAGGCGAACTACAGCGCTTTCTGGCTTGTGGCCACAAAATCAGACGACATGCTGGGCGATCTGCAAACTATCTGCAAAATCCTCGCTCGGCACGACTATGTCGCGAAATACCGGCAATATAGTCCGTCCGGCCCGAAAGTTCGCGCCGTCATCAATGTCGGCAGCATATTGGGCCCGCGCCAGGAAATTAGCTGCGAATGAAGATGACCTGGCGCCTTTCTGGTCAGGATGGTGGATCAGCATGCGTTGCGGCCATCTTCCGCACCCTCGATCATCAGTCTTTTTCCGTCTCGAACAGCCCAACCAGCAAGGAGGCATAAATGGCCACAGCACCCAAACCGCAGGCAGGAACCACCGTCATCATTCAGAACGCTCCCAGCAACGCCCTTGGCATTGCGTCTTTCGTGTTCGGGCTTATCAGCATTTTCTTCCTGTCGATCCTGTTCTCGCCGCTTTCCCTGCTGTTGGGAACCATCGCCGTCATCAAAAGGCAATTCGT is from Alphaproteobacteria bacterium and encodes:
- a CDS encoding helix-turn-helix transcriptional regulator, with the protein product MDKKIRFGTQLRAIRKQRGLTQEELAEMIDRSVDAVSNMERGISLPSYETLGRLADKLGIPAKELTESLGDDGTTDPERIELEARLNDIARSLDKQSLRIALEQIAVLAKGNQR